The Deltaproteobacteria bacterium IMCC39524 DNA segment GAAAGGCAGTTTCCGAGAGATTCCCTTCAATGCTCAGACGACCTGTTTCGGAAGCGGCCGTCGGAGCCCCGAGCAACGCGTCAATCTTTTCGTGGAGTGTTTTTAGAGGGAATGGCTTGAGCAGGTAGTCTGTTGCTCCGTATTGCTCACGAGCATCTTGAATGTGGTCTGCCTGCTTGTAGAAAGCCGTCATCATGATGATCGGCAGTTCGCTGGTTTTGGGGATCCCCCTCAGCTTACGGCAGAGTTGCAAGCCATTGGTGCCGGGAAGCAGGATGTCGAGGAGAGCGAGGGAGAAGTCGTGCTTGTCCAGCTCCTCCAATGCGGTTTCCGCATCTTCAAAACTGTGCACTTGATATCCGTGCAGACGCAGAGACTCGGAGAGAAAACGACGAATGTTAGGATCGTCATCCACGACCAGAATATGCTTGTTGCCCCCCTCCGCAATCATGCTCGAGCACTCTCCTTGCTGTTCAAGATACGTTCAAAAATATCCCGGATGGTCTGAGTCGTTCTGGCGTACTCATCCTTGAACAACTGTTCAGGTCGACCGGTGGCCTCTGAATAGCCAAGATGCCGCGCCAGTTTGGCAAGATAGAGTGGCTCAGACATCAATTGGTTAATTGATTGGTCATGTACCAGCCGCAACTTGTTTTCGAGGCGTCTTAAGAACTTATAGCCGATAACGAGATTCTCACAGTCTTTTTCCGAAAGCAAGTTTTCGTCCCTGAGAATTTCTAGAGCCTCTACCGTATTGCGACAGCGTAGCGCTACATGCTCCCTGCCGTGAAGTAGTTGTAAATATTGAGCGATGAACTCAACATCAACCATGCCGCCACGCCCGGTTTTGATGTTTCGATTCTCCGCACTTTCCTGGCCGAGTTCTTTCTCCATGCGTTGACGCAGTCGGTAGATCTCTTCTTTGAGATTCTCGGGCAAGGGCTGTTCGTAAACAATCTCTGCTGTCAGTGCGTCGTAATTTGCTGCTAGCCCGGGGTGGCCTGCGACAACCCTGGCCTTGATTAACGCCTGACGCTCCCATGGCGCCGCTGACTCTTCGTGGTATTCCCGATAGGCTGGCAGGGACGAGACCAGCGGCCCCTGATTCCCTGAAGGTCTCAATCGCGTGTCTATTTCGTAGACATGCCCTTCCTGGGTCATCAGGGTCAGCACTGAAATAATCCGTTGAGCAAGACGTGCAAAATACTGCTGATTGGTCTGGGGCCTGAAGCGATCAGGGTCGGTCCCTTCAACCGGTCTGGTCTTTCCGTCACCTTCGTAGATAAAGATGATGTCGAGGTCGGAATGATAGTTCAGCTCCATGCCGCCGAGTTTACCCATGCCGATGATCGCAAAGGTTGCCTCATGCAGCGCGTCTCCATTGCCTTCACAATAAGGCAGCCCGTAGCGCTCGATCAGCTCTTTGCGAGCGATCTCCATTGCCTTTTGTAAGCAGACTTCAGCGACCAGTGACAACTGCGTCGTGGTGTGTCCCTGTGGTGTATGGCCATAGATATCGTTGAGGGCGATGCGCAGAAACTCTTCATTGCGGAACCGTCGCAGGGTGTTCAGCAGTTCCTCGTAGTGTGGAGCATTGTCCAGCAATTCGGTCAGCTCATGGTCAAGGTCTTCCAGGGTCTTGATGTTCTGGGCGTAGCTCCTTGATACAAGGGTGTCGAGAACTTCCGGGTGCTGGATAAAGTTGCGTGACAGGAATTGACTGGTTGCAAAAAGCGAGACCAGAACCTTGATAATCTCCGGGTTCTCTGCGAGTAGGGAATAGTAAGTGCCACGTGCCCGCCGACAGGCTTCGAGAAACTTTTCCATGTTCGCCAGAGCCATCGGTGGGTCCGGGCAGTGCAAGACTTCCTGGAAGAGGAGTGGAGCGATACGGTCGAGTCGTCGATGTGCCCGTTCTGTCAGGTAACCCTTGGTGCCACCTTGACGCAGCATCTTGAGGCTCTCGAAAGCCGGTTCCGGGGGCCGGAAGCCTTTTTCTTCAAGAATGTCCAGGCAGAGGTCCGGGTCCGCGTTGTCATCAAAGAGAAGGGACACTTCGCGACTGACCTGGGTAGGCAGATCTTCTTCACTGGTATAGAAGAGATCATGAAAGACTGTCGTGACATTGTCCCGGTGCTTTTGCAGCTCTGTCATGAATGCGTCGGTATGAGGGAAGCCACAGCGCCTTGCCAGCGCAGTGAGTTCGTCGGGCCTGGTTGGCAGGTTGTGAGTCTGTTGTTCATGGACCACCTGAATGCGGTGCTCTGCCGTGCGCAGAAAACGATAGGCGGCAGTCAGGTTGTCCCGCTCTTCGGTGGTAATGAGCTCCTCGGCACAGAGAAGATGCAAAGCTTTGAGGGAGTTGCGTTCACGTAGCTGCGGTTTTTTCCCGGCGTTGATCAATTGCAGCGCCTGGATGAAAAACTCTATTTCGCGGATCCCGCCTTGTCCCAGCTTAAGGTTCAACTCCCCCTCTTTCTCACGCGTCAGGCTGCGATCGATCTTCTGCTTCATGATCTTGATGTCATCGATCATGGCGTAGTCGAGGTGGCGACGGTAGATGAAGGGTTGCAAGCGTTCCAGCAACTCTTCGCCCAGGGGCTTTGAACCCGCAACAGGGCGAGCCTTGAGCATTGCAGAGCGTTCCCAGCTCTGCCCCCAGCTCTCGTAATAAATTTCCCCGGCGGCGATGGAGTTGGCCATCTCTCCGCTGTTGCCCTCCGGCCGCAAGCGCAGGTCGACGCGGAATACGAAGCCGTCTTCTGTCGCCTGTCCGATCGCCTTACTGATCAACTCAGAGAGTTTTACAAAGTATTGATGGATTGAAATCTGGTTGCGCAGTCCTCGAACAGGGTCGTTAACGCCGGTGGTTTTGCCACGATCAGAGTTGTAGAAGTAGATCAGGTCAACATCAGACGAAAAGTTCAGTTCGCAGCCGCCGAACTTGCCCATGCCAAGCACAGTGAATTTTGCGGTCTCCGGCGCTTCATCGTCCTCGGCATCGATAAGGGGCAAACCATAGTCGGACTGAAGCTGAACGCTGCAGACTTCGAATGCCCTCTGCAGGGTGGCTGCAGCCAGTGAGGAGAGCTCATCCGTGACCTCTTCCAACTCTGCAAGCCCGCACAGGTCGCGACCGCCGATACGCAACATCTCCTGGCCTTTGTAAATGCGTAGACCACGATGCAATGCCGCTGTATCTGCCGTATCAGCGATCAGTTGACGAAGTTCAACACACATTTGTTCTTCGGTTTTTGTCTGCTCTATCTGGGATTGAACAAACAGCCCTTCAAAAAAGCTGGCTCTACGACAGAGCAGCCCTGCCAGGAAGGGTGAAGCACCAAGAATTGTCAGGAGTTGATTTGATGGTATGGGGTGGCTCAGGATCGTGGTCAGTCGCTCATTTTTAACTGTACCGCTTAAACGCTCGAGATTGTTGAGGGCCAGGTCGGGATCGGCAGTTGTCAGCGCATGCTTGGCAATGTTGATGACAAGCTTGGGCCTTGTAAATATTCCCTGTAGAAGAACCAGGTTGGTTGCGGTCTTCGCCGGTTCTGCAAAGCCAGCTTTTCTGGCAGTCTCCGCAAGGGCTTTTTCATCACCGGTCAAGAGTTCTTCCAGCCATGTCCGAATCTCTGAAAAGGTCATCAGGTCATTTATCCGCTCTGCCGGACATAAGCGGCCAGTTGCTCTGTGTAGTTCCCTTGGGCGACACCATGTTCGGTGATGATGGCGCTGATCAGGCGCGCTGGTGTTATGTCAAAGGCTGGATTGAAGACAGCAATACCTGTAGGCGCCAGTTGTTGCTCACCGATGTGGGTCACTTCGCGCGTATCTCTTTCTTCGATCGGAATCTGTGAGCCGTCAGTGAGCTGCAAATCAATCGTCGAGGTCGGCGCCGCGACATAGAAAGGGATCTTGTGCTCCTTGGCGAGAATGGCAACGGTATAGGTGCCGATCTTGTTTGCAACATCGCCGTTGGCCGCGATCCGGTCGGCACCCACAATGACCGCATCAATGGCGCCCTTCGACATCAGGTAGCCCGCCATGTTGTCGCAGATCAGAACGGTCTGGATGCCATCTCTTTGCAATTCCCATGCGGTCAACCGAGAACCTTGCAGGAAGGGACGGGTCTCATCGGCAAAGACAGCAACCTCCTTGCCGGCAGCGACTGCGGCGCGGATGACTCCCAGGGCTGTACCGTAACCGCCCGTTGCCAGGGCCCCCGCATTGCAATGCGTCAAGATACGTACCTTGTCAGGCAGGAGCGCTGCCCCGTGGCGGCCCATATTCATATTGATGCGGATATCTTCCTCGTTGATCGCCATGGCCTCGTACTCAAGAGCGATCTTCAGGTTGCCTACAGGCTGCTCGGGGTTAGCCTGTACCAGGCTCTTCATCCGGTCCAGAGCCCAGAAGAGGTTGACCGCTGTCGGCCTGGTTGCCCCTAGAACTTCGCAGGCATGGTCAAACTCTTTCACAAATTCGGCATAGTCTTCGGTCTCTATGGCACGTGCCCCGAAGAGCGCACCGTAGGCTGCGGTCACGCCGATCGCCGGGGCTCCTCGGACGACCATGCTGCGAATCGCCTCGGCCACCGCCAGGTAGTCTGTGTATTCCAGCCAGACTTCTTCGGTCGGCAGGAGACGTTGGTCGATCAGGCTGAGAACGCCATCGTTGTATTTGATGGGTCGAATACCACCCGCGTCGGGGAATGCTGCGCAATTGCTCATTGTCTTCAGTTTCCTGTGAGTTTTTTCTTCAGTAGTTGATTGACCATGCCGGGGTTGGCTTTGCCCTGGCTGGCCTGCATGACCTTGCCGACGAAGAAGCCGATCAGCTTGTCTTTGCCGCCCAGGTACTCAGCGACCTGGTCCGGGTTGGCGGCGATAACCTCATCGACCAGGCCTTCGATGGCACCGGTGTCTGTGACCTGCTTGAGGCCCTCAGCGTCTATGATCTGATCAGCGGTCTGGCCCTTTTGCCACATCTTTTCAAAGACGGTTTTGGCGATCTTGCCGGAGATTGTGTTGTCTGCTATGCGGGCGAGCAAGCCGGTGAGAAGCTCTGGCGTGATCGGCACGTCCGTAATCTCGGTATCAGATTCCTTGAGCTTGCGCAAAATCTCACCCATGATCCAGTTAGCACAGCTTTTGGCGTCGCTGCCGAGGGCGACACAAGCATCAAAATATTCAGCCAGAGCACGGTCAGATGCGAGTACCCCGGCGTCGTAGACGGACATCCCCAACTCTTCGACAAAGCGGCCGCGTTTTACCTCCGGAAGCTCGGGGAGGGTGGCCCGCACTTCTTCGATCCACTCCGGGCTGATGACCAGCGGCACAAGGTCCGGGTCTGGGAAGTAGCGGTAGTCGTGAGCCTCTTCCTTGCCGCGCATGGAGCGGGTCATGCCGGTGTCGCTGTCAAAGAGTCGCGTTTCCTGAACGACTTTGCCGCCTCCTTCAATCAGATCGATCTGACGTTCGACCTCGTACTCGATGGCCTGCTTAATGAAGCGGAAGGAGTTGATGTTCTTCAACTCGGCGCGGGTGCCGAACTCTTCCTGATCGTAGGGGCGCACCGAGACGTTGGCGTCACAACGGAAGCTGCCTTCCTCCAGGTTGCCATCGCAAACCCCGAGATAAACGACGATCTGATGTAGTTTTTTCAGGTAGTCGATGGCCTCTTCAGCAGAGCGCATGTCCGGCTCCGAGACAATTTCCAGCAAGGGTGTACAGGCACGGTTGAGGTCGACCAGCGAGCTCCCTGCTGTTTGCGGGGTGTCGCCGTGGATCAGTTTGCCGGCATCCTCTTCCATGTGAGCGCGGGTGATCCCGATCCGTTTGCGTTCACCATTGTCGAGGTCGATGTCCAACCAGCCATGCTCGCAGATCGGCAGTTCGAACTGGGAGATCTGGTAGCCCTTGGGCAGGTCCGGGTAGAAATAATTTTTGCGTGCGAAGATAGAGCGTGGTGCGATCTGGCATTTGGTCGCCAGGCCGGTTTTAATGGCAAGCTCTACGACCTTCTGGTTGAGGACGGGCAGGGCGCCGGGCAGGCCGAGACAAACCGGGCAGGTCTGCGAGTTGGGTGTTTGGCCGAAATCTTTAGAGCAGCCGCAAAAAATCTTGGTGTTGGTGGTCAGCTGGACATGCACTTCCAGGCCGATGACAGTTTCGTAACTTTGGCTCATATTCTTAGCCCTTTTGCGTTTAAACTTTTGTGTTTATAGAGACATTAAAATTCTGGTTTCCGTTTGTGCCATTCCGTCGCCTGCTCGTAAGCATGGGCTGTGCGCAAAAGAGTTGCTTCATCGAAAGGCTTGCCGATCAACTGCAGGCCGATTGGTCGCTCGTCTGTCGAGAAACCGCAGGGCAGACTCATGGCACAGGTGCCGGCCAGGTTGACCGGGATCGTGTAAATGTCCGACAGGTACATCTGCAGCGGGTCGTTGACCTTCTCTCCCAAGGCGAAGGCAGGGGTTGGTGCCACCGGCGTCAAGAGCGCGTCTACGGTTTCAAAGGCGTTCAAGAAGTCCTGACGGATCAGGGTCCTGACTTTCTGTGCCTTGAGGTAATAAGCATCGTAATAACCCGAAGAGAGGGCGTAGGTGCCGAGCATGATGCGACGCTTGACTTCGGAACCGAATCCGGCCGCACGAGTCTGCATGTACATATCGACCAGATTATCGGCATTCTCGGCGCGCAGGCCATAGCGTACGCCGTCGTACCGCGCGAGGTTGCTGGAAGCCTCTGCTGTTGCGATCAGGTAGTAGCAGGCGACCGCGTAAGAGGTGTGCGGGAGGCTGACCTCAATAATCTCTGCGCCCAGTTCACGGTATTTGTCTGCGGCCTGTTCGACCGCTTTGCGGACATCGTCATCCAGGCCTTCGATGAAGTATTCTTTCGGCAGGCCGATCTTCAACCCTTTAAGGTCTCCGGTCAGGTTGCTTTGATAGTCAGCGACCGGGGTGTTGACGGAGGTGGAGTCTGCCGGGTCGTAGCCGGCGATGGCTTGCAACATCAGGGCGCAGTCGCGAACGTCGCGGGTGACCGGACCGACCTGGTCCAGTGATGAAGCATAGGCAATGACGCCGTAACGGGAGACCCGACCGTAGGTCGGCTTGAGGCCGACGACGCTGCAGTGTGCCGCCGGTTGCCGGATCGACCCTCCGGTGTCTGTGCCGAGCGCGGCAACCGCCTGGCGCGCGGCTACACTGGCTGCGCTGCCACCTGAAGAGCCACCCGGAACGAGGTCTTGATTCCAGGGGTTACGAGCCGGGCCAAAGGCGCTGTTCTCGTTGGAGCTGCCCATGGCGAACTCATCCATGTTCAACTTGCCGACAATGACGGCTTTTTGTTCTTTGATGCGGGCAATGGCCGTAGCATCGTAAGGGGAGACGTAATTATCGAGAATGCGCGACGCACAGGTGGTACGCAATCCGGCGGTATTGAAAATGTCTTTTGCAGCGATTGGCAACCCCGTCAAGGCTTGTGCCTTGCCATCGGCGATAGCTTGATCAGCGGCCTGCGCTTCTGCGAGCGCCGTTTCGTTGCAGATGGTGATAAAAGTGTTGAGGGCCGGATTGGTCGCCGCAATGCGGTCAAGGTAAGTCTTTGTGACCTCGACAGACGAGATTTCCCGTTTGTCCAGTTTGGCGCGTAACTCCGAGAGAGTTAGATCATAAACCGTCATAATATTTTGTCCGTAGAGAAGATGTTTATTCGATGACTCGGCGAACCCTGAAGGCGCTCTCTGCAGCGTCAGGAGCATTACTCAAGGCTTGTTCAGGGGTGAACCCGTCTTTTATCTCGTCAGGGCGAAAGGCGTTTTCCATCGGCACGGCGTGGGCGGTGGGGACGATGCCTTCTGTATCAAGAGCGGCAAGCTGCTCAACATAACCGAGAATTGCATCCATCTCTCCGGTCAGAGAATCGAGTTCCTCTGCGCTCAATGCCAGGCGAGCGAGGCGACTGACATGCTCGACTTCGGTACGAGTAATTTTCATTTCCAGGTAAACCTCCAAGGCTTGATCTCGTCTAAAAAAGCAAAGAAGAAAATTAGCACGGCGGTCCATAACAAGGCAAGGGCGAGAAGCCTTGTTTCTGCCTGTTTACCCTGTTTTTCGTGCGATCTGTCGTAAAGTTGCTGATATGATTCGTAGAAGTGGCAAAGTTATCGTCAGTAAGATATCATGCCTTTAGATGGTAGCGCGTTGTTTGTCGTCAAGACGTTTGTCCATACTATATCTTGAATCCTTAAAATTTGAAGGGGAGGTCTTTCATGCTTATGATTAAACGAATTTCAGTTCTGGTCCTGGTTGCGGTAACTCTGTGGGGTTGTGCTGCGCCTCAGAATAACACTCAAAAAGGGGCTCTTTATGGCACCGGTATCGGCGCGGCCGTTGGCGCCGGTCTGGGGCAGGTTATTGGTGGCGACACCAAGTCAACGCTGGTCGGCGCAGGCATCGGAGCGGCCCTCGGCGGCGTTGCCGGTGGTTCCATCGGCCGCTATATGGATAACCAGGAAGCGGAGCTTCGTCAGCAGTTTGCTGCGAGTGATGCGGCTAATATCCAGCGCAATGCCGATCTTCTCGCTGTTACCTTCAAGAGTGATGTCCTCTTCGAGGTTAACTCGTCAACCTTAAAGGCCGGAGCCTATACGGAGATCGATCGTATCGCCAAGGTTCTGGTGCAGTACCCTCAGACGACGATCCAGATCGCCGGTCATACGGATAGCTCTGGTGCTGAAAGCTACAACCAGACGCTCTCTGAGCGTCGTGCCATGAGCGTTCAGAATGCTTTGTCCGGCCGGGGTGTCGATGCTACGCGCATGCAGGTGATCGGTTTTGGTGAAGGTCAGCCGATTGCTGATAACGCAACGGAGGCCGGACGCCAGCTGAATCGACGGGTGGTTGTTACGATTGCTCCCCAACAGGGCGCGACTTACTAATCGAAACAAGTTTAAAATCCGACAAAAAAGCGACTCCTGATAGGGAGTCGCTTTTTTGTTGTTAACTATTTAGCTCCGGACTATTTGTCCTGCTCTTTATCATCGATTTTTTCAGGTTCCTCTTCAGACTTCTCTTCGTTACCTTCTTTGACGCCGTCCTTGAAGTTGCGCAGGCCTTTACCCAGCGCACCACCAACCTGTGGTAATTTGCCGGCACCGAAAATAATCATGACAAGTACCAGGATGATAATCAGTTCTGTTGTACCAAGTCCGAACATGGGAGTGACTCCTTGAAAGAGTTGTTTGTGCCATCATCATAGCCATATCCATGGAAAAATCAACTGATTTACAGACTCTTGCCGTATACGGCATTCTCGCAAATTAATCGGACCTATTGCCCATACTAAGGGAATACGTCTTTACGCGAGAATAGGAAAAGCTCAACGCAAAGACGCAAAGATAAGCAAGGAAAGACGCAAAGGGAGTTTGTCCTCGCTTTTTGAGATGGTTTTCTTTGCGGGCTTTCTCTGCCCCCTTTGCGCCTTTGCGTTAAATAGTTTTGTGGTTATCTACTTCACTCAACTAACTGATCAAGGTTAGCAGACAACCATTCTATCCTTACAAATCAAGAGGCTTTAAGGTCAAAAGAAATATTAATAACAGGGATAGGCAGGATAAGCAGGATAAAGTCAAAACCTTCGGAGTGTGGAGAAATCACTAATGTTTGGTTCTTATGGTTTTATCCTATACATCCTGTATATCCCTGTTCAAAAAAAGTTTAAGACCCTATGGCTATTGGTGGAGCGAAGTAGATAATCAGATAGCTTTTTTATGTAGGCCCGAATAAAAAAAGGGACCGACAGTTGCCGGTCCCCGTAAGCCAAACAAGTTAAGGGCGCTTATTTGGATCTTGCGAATTTAGGGTTGTCCATCGGGTCGCCTTTGTAGCCGAGGTCTTCCCAGGTCATCCGGCCGTTGTCTCCGTGGCAGTCCAGGCAACCCAGGGCATCTTCTTTGGGAGAAACCATGTGGTTGATGCTCCAGTACATTTCGGTGGGCGCAAAGCCATATTCACCACTGTAGGCAAGACCGCTGGACTCCATGCCGAGGCGAGCTGCCTTATCCCAGTCGTAGTCGACCCAGTAGCCGCCATCACCGAAAACTTTTGCGGTGATGAAGTACTTGTTCTTTGAATCATAGATCTGCTTGCCTGAATGGAGCTTGAAGGGGTGGATCTTGGCCTTCTCATCCTTGATATCGCCATTAGGGTAAGTCAGGTAGGTCATTTTCGACGGGTCCATTTTATCGCCACGGTTGTATGCGCTGGCGCTACCGTTGTACCAGAGGTAGTTGGGTGTCACCATTTTACCCCAGGTGAAGTGGCCTTTCTTTTTGTTGTAAGAGTGTTTGCCGTTTTCATCTACAGGAGCTTCAATGTCCTGTCCGGCCGTTGACCAGTCCCATGAAAGCTTGGTGGGGACTTCTTTGGCGTAGAACGGAATATGGCACGTCTGGCAGGAGATGTCCTCTGCGTGCTTGTTCAGTCTGCTCTGGGCATGAGGAGCGTCTTCATGGCACTTGGCGCAGGAGAAATGGCTGGTACCGCCCGGTGAAACACCGAGTGAGTTGCCGGGGATCGCATGACCTTCTGTGACGTGGCACTCCTGGCAAGTGAAGTCATTGCCATCGGCATCCATGTGAACATCAACAGAACGGCTTGGATACTCCATGGAAGAGTCGAGATCGCCGTGCTTGACCGCATCTCCGCCACCACCATAGAAGTGACAGGTGCCGCAGTTGAAACGGCTTGGTGCGCCAACGCTCTGGGCGACGTAAACCAGGTCGACACGCTTGGCAGGGTTGCCTGCTCCCGTGGCTTCTTTAACGTAGGTTCCCGTAGTGTCATGGCAGACCAGGCAGTCAACCTTGCTGGAATCGGTGAAGTCGAAACTGGAATCTGTCCAGCCGTAGCCGGCGTGACAGCTGGTGCAGCGTGGCTCATTGCCGGAGATTGAAGTGCAAAAATTGTTGATCGCATTTTTCTTGCCGCGAACAACTTTCTTACCGTCAACCATTTGCTCCTGAGCCCAGGTCCAGTGAGTGGTCTTCATGAAGTCATTGGCGTGCTTCTCGTGGCACTTAAGACACTTGGCCGTTACTTCCGGCCCAGTATCAAGAGGGCCCTGAAGGTAGTAGGAGTGGTCGTTTTCGACTGCCAGCGCTGTGGCTGCAGTCAGGGCGAGTAGTAGGACGCTGCAGAGTACGCCTGACATAAACGCTTTTTTCATGGTTGTTTCTCCTTAAAAAAGAAAGGTGTGTCGCTGGTTAGAGTTTTGTAAGATTATTTATGTTTACCAGAATAATGGTCTTTGGCAAACCAACATAATATATCGATATATAGATTAATATCGCCAAATAAGTGGGGGAGAGGTTGAACCTCTCCCCCAAGAAGAACGGTCTGACTTAGAACTGCACTGTCAGAGAAGCATTCAGGTCATAAGCTGTGTCGATGACGGGCAACAGGGAGTAAGCAGTGCCATCCTGGATGTCGTCAATCTTTTTCGGCTTGCCAACCGGTGAGCCGCTGTTGCTGTACTCGAAGTCGTAGTAGAGACCAGCAAGCTTGATGAACATCTTCGGGTTAATGTCGAAGATATAGTAGGCTTCGCCGACATGACCGCGGGTGGCCAGCTTGCTGCCAAGAGAGTCATCTTGGCCCTGGGTGAAAGGGGTCCAGTATTTGGAGCCGTAGTTGTACTCCAGGCCGGCCTTGCCGTAGGGCGCTGGAACCTGGACACCGGCGTAGAAGCCGTAACCGTCGCGGTTCTTGTCTTCGCTGGCGTTTTTCGGAACCATATAGATCTCGGTGCCGTCAGCAGAGAGCTCGGCTTCGAAAACTGCATCGGTGCCCATGCCGCCGAACATGCCGGCATTGCCGTTGGGGCGCATCTGGGTCCAACCGACAGAGGTGAACCATTTAATGCCGTTGTCTTCAGCACGGGAGAAGACCATGCCAGCGAGGTTGATATCACCGATCGTAGTGCTGGGCTGATAGCGGGTTTCAAAGTTGAAGTTGGGGAACTTCTGCATGTCCTTGTACAGCGTTGGAGCGAACAGCTCGGCATATTGAGTCGGGAAAGCGATGGTTCCCTTGAAGCCGTCGTTGATGTCCTGGGCCGTAAAGATAGTGGTCTGGAAGAAGTTCTGGCCATCATTGTACAGGTCGAAGTTGAAGCCGGCAAAATGGGTGTCTTTAGTGGTTCTGAGGTCGTTGAAAAGCTCACCGTTGCCCCACTCGGACTCAAAACCCTGGCCGTAGCAGAAGCGGGCGACCATGCCTTCGATGCCGGTCAGGTCTTCGAGGCTGCGGCCAACCGTGATGCCGTCAAAGTTGAGGAACATGACGTTACCGGTCGGGGTGCCGCCGCGCAGTTCGTTCTCGCGGACCTCGGTGGGAGGGCCGTAAGTGGAGGGACGACGACCGATGGAGAGGTACATGCCCGTATCAGCGATATTGCTCCAGTCCATGTAGGCGCGATCTACGCGAAGGGCGTCACCGTTAGTGTTCCCACCGTTGGTGCCGTCCATGGAGAAGGCTCGCCAGGAATCAAAAACCTGAGAATTGGTAGAATCACCCCAGTTCTTGTACATGGCCAGACGACCAGAAAACTTAACATTGTCCCACACCTTAGCTTTCATGTTGAGGCGTAAACGGGAGTCGTACATGATGTCGTTGTTGATGTCGCTTGTGTCGGGATTTATTGCAAGTCTGAAATTCCCAACACCAGGAGCATTGTTGACTGGATCCATCATGTATGCGCCCATCATTTGCTGAAGCATTGTGAACATTTCAGGATCAGTTTTAGCCAAGTTGGTAAACAGTGTATTCAGCGCAGCACCCGAACCTGGGTCTGTCTGCCAAACTGCCGCTTTGTTGAAGAAATCCGTGAAATCAACCTGAATCCCTGGGTTAAAAGTCACATCATTGTAGTGCAGGCTGTGAGCTCTGGAGCGCAAGTCCCCGCTGAACTCAATGCGATCGAGGGTCGCGTGACGCTCAGCGCCATCGACACGATCGTTCAGCTCCTCAAGTTCTTCGCTCAACTCCTGGATCTGCTTCTGCAGCTCCGAGATCATGGCGTCTTCTTGGCCCGCCGCGAAGGTGGTCATCGGCAGAGCCAGCAGCGTCGCCATAACCAGGTAAAGAAACTTCTGCATCTTGGTACCTCCTAATAAAATAGTGAAAATCTACTGGCCGCAGGTTTCCGGTTGTGCAGAGTCTGCGGCATGATCATACATAAACTGTATGATATCAATAAGTTCGTTTGAAGAAATCTTGTCCCAGGCTCCCGGTGCAAGCTTGTTATGCTTGTCTTTCTTGTAGAAACGCTCCCACTGTTTCTGAGTCTTCGAGAGTGGCGTCATGGTGCCGCCATCGCTTCCGGCCAGATGACAATACTTGCACTTCTCTTTTGCCAGGGCCTTGCCTGCCTTGGAATCGCCCCCTTCGATTGCAGCTTGCGCGATTGTGATTGTAATCAGGCTCGCAAAAAACAGGGTTAAACAAGAGACCTTAAGCGATTTCAGGACAACTTTCATGGTCGAGCCTCCAGCAGGGTCATT contains these protein-coding regions:
- a CDS encoding tetrathionate reductase family octaheme c-type cytochrome produces the protein MKKAFMSGVLCSVLLLALTAATALAVENDHSYYLQGPLDTGPEVTAKCLKCHEKHANDFMKTTHWTWAQEQMVDGKKVVRGKKNAINNFCTSISGNEPRCTSCHAGYGWTDSSFDFTDSSKVDCLVCHDTTGTYVKEATGAGNPAKRVDLVYVAQSVGAPSRFNCGTCHFYGGGGDAVKHGDLDSSMEYPSRSVDVHMDADGNDFTCQECHVTEGHAIPGNSLGVSPGGTSHFSCAKCHEDAPHAQSRLNKHAEDISCQTCHIPFYAKEVPTKLSWDWSTAGQDIEAPVDENGKHSYNKKKGHFTWGKMVTPNYLWYNGSASAYNRGDKMDPSKMTYLTYPNGDIKDEKAKIHPFKLHSGKQIYDSKNKYFITAKVFGDGGYWVDYDWDKAARLGMESSGLAYSGEYGFAPTEMYWSINHMVSPKEDALGCLDCHGDNGRMTWEDLGYKGDPMDNPKFARSK
- the gatA gene encoding Asp-tRNA(Asn)/Glu-tRNA(Gln) amidotransferase subunit GatA, producing the protein MTVYDLTLSELRAKLDKREISSVEVTKTYLDRIAATNPALNTFITICNETALAEAQAADQAIADGKAQALTGLPIAAKDIFNTAGLRTTCASRILDNYVSPYDATAIARIKEQKAVIVGKLNMDEFAMGSSNENSAFGPARNPWNQDLVPGGSSGGSAASVAARQAVAALGTDTGGSIRQPAAHCSVVGLKPTYGRVSRYGVIAYASSLDQVGPVTRDVRDCALMLQAIAGYDPADSTSVNTPVADYQSNLTGDLKGLKIGLPKEYFIEGLDDDVRKAVEQAADKYRELGAEIIEVSLPHTSYAVACYYLIATAEASSNLARYDGVRYGLRAENADNLVDMYMQTRAAGFGSEVKRRIMLGTYALSSGYYDAYYLKAQKVRTLIRQDFLNAFETVDALLTPVAPTPAFALGEKVNDPLQMYLSDIYTIPVNLAGTCAMSLPCGFSTDERPIGLQLIGKPFDEATLLRTAHAYEQATEWHKRKPEF
- the tatA gene encoding twin-arginine translocase TatA/TatE family subunit, with amino-acid sequence MFGLGTTELIIILVLVMIIFGAGKLPQVGGALGKGLRNFKDGVKEGNEEKSEEEPEKIDDKEQDK
- the gatC gene encoding Asp-tRNA(Asn)/Glu-tRNA(Gln) amidotransferase subunit GatC produces the protein MKITRTEVEHVSRLARLALSAEELDSLTGEMDAILGYVEQLAALDTEGIVPTAHAVPMENAFRPDEIKDGFTPEQALSNAPDAAESAFRVRRVIE
- a CDS encoding DUF3373 family protein, giving the protein MATLLALPMTTFAAGQEDAMISELQKQIQELSEELEELNDRVDGAERHATLDRIEFSGDLRSRAHSLHYNDVTFNPGIQVDFTDFFNKAAVWQTDPGSGAALNTLFTNLAKTDPEMFTMLQQMMGAYMMDPVNNAPGVGNFRLAINPDTSDINNDIMYDSRLRLNMKAKVWDNVKFSGRLAMYKNWGDSTNSQVFDSWRAFSMDGTNGGNTNGDALRVDRAYMDWSNIADTGMYLSIGRRPSTYGPPTEVRENELRGGTPTGNVMFLNFDGITVGRSLEDLTGIEGMVARFCYGQGFESEWGNGELFNDLRTTKDTHFAGFNFDLYNDGQNFFQTTIFTAQDINDGFKGTIAFPTQYAELFAPTLYKDMQKFPNFNFETRYQPSTTIGDINLAGMVFSRAEDNGIKWFTSVGWTQMRPNGNAGMFGGMGTDAVFEAELSADGTEIYMVPKNASEDKNRDGYGFYAGVQVPAPYGKAGLEYNYGSKYWTPFTQGQDDSLGSKLATRGHVGEAYYIFDINPKMFIKLAGLYYDFEYSNSGSPVGKPKKIDDIQDGTAYSLLPVIDTAYDLNASLTVQF
- a CDS encoding OmpA family protein — protein: MIKRISVLVLVAVTLWGCAAPQNNTQKGALYGTGIGAAVGAGLGQVIGGDTKSTLVGAGIGAALGGVAGGSIGRYMDNQEAELRQQFAASDAANIQRNADLLAVTFKSDVLFEVNSSTLKAGAYTEIDRIAKVLVQYPQTTIQIAGHTDSSGAESYNQTLSERRAMSVQNALSGRGVDATRMQVIGFGEGQPIADNATEAGRQLNRRVVVTIAPQQGATY
- a CDS encoding cytochrome c, which produces MKVVLKSLKVSCLTLFFASLITITIAQAAIEGGDSKAGKALAKEKCKYCHLAGSDGGTMTPLSKTQKQWERFYKKDKHNKLAPGAWDKISSNELIDIIQFMYDHAADSAQPETCGQ